Proteins co-encoded in one Candidatus Krumholzibacteriota bacterium genomic window:
- a CDS encoding Fe-S-containing hydro-lyase — MAEHALTTPLKDDDIRKLRAGDTVKLTGTVYTARDAAHKRLVDLLEAGEELPIPLEGQVVYYVGPAPTPPGKAIGSAGPTTSYRMDPYAPALLDRGLKGMIGKGARSDAVVGSMKKNCAVYFAATGGAAALISRSITAAEVVAYEDLGAEAIRKLAVKDFPLVVAQDCHGGNAYEEGQKKYAK; from the coding sequence ATGGCTGAACACGCACTGACGACTCCGCTGAAAGACGACGACATACGGAAACTCAGGGCCGGGGACACGGTGAAGCTCACCGGGACGGTCTACACGGCGCGCGACGCGGCGCACAAGCGGCTCGTCGACCTGCTCGAGGCGGGCGAGGAGCTGCCGATCCCCCTCGAGGGCCAGGTCGTCTACTACGTCGGCCCGGCGCCGACGCCGCCGGGAAAGGCGATCGGCTCCGCCGGTCCGACGACGAGCTACCGGATGGATCCCTACGCTCCGGCCCTCCTCGACCGGGGGCTGAAGGGGATGATCGGCAAGGGAGCTCGATCCGACGCGGTCGTCGGGTCGATGAAGAAGAACTGCGCGGTCTACTTCGCCGCCACCGGCGGCGCGGCGGCCCTCATCTCGCGGTCGATCACGGCGGCCGAGGTGGTCGCCTACGAGGATCTCGGCGCAGAGGCGATCCGCAAGCTCGCGGTGAAGGACTTCCCGCTCGTCGTCGCCCAGGACTGCCACGGCGGCAACGCCTACGAGGAGGGGCAGAAGAAGTACGCGAAGTGA